A stretch of the Archangium violaceum genome encodes the following:
- a CDS encoding NAD-dependent succinate-semialdehyde dehydrogenase produces the protein MAFATVDPTTGRTLRTFSPHTPEEVEARLKLAEETFHTYRHTPLSERAGWMRRAGELLEGEADRYGRMMTEEMGKPLEAARAEARKCASACHYYAEHAERFLADEPVATPPDTSFVRYQPLGPVLAIMPWNFPFWQVVRFAAPALMAGNVGLLKHAHNVPQCALALEELFLRAGFPKGAFQTLLVDSKAVRPLIEDPRIRAVTLTGSEGAGRDVGQHSGRQLKKVVLELGGSDPFIVLPSADLEQAVESAVKARLINNGQSCIAAKRFIATEPIYDEFERRFVERMRRAVVGEPLEPRTEVGPLATEGIRDGLHEQVERSVAAGAKLLLGGRKPSGPGFWYPPTVLAHPPPGTPAYTEEMFGPVAVLFRAEDARDALRIANDSPFGLGSSVWTRDEAEQRLFIDGLEAGSVFVNGMVASDPRLPFGGVKASGHGRELARHGILEFLNIKTVRLVSASSTTPARTQAQANE, from the coding sequence ATGGCCTTCGCCACCGTCGACCCCACCACTGGAAGGACGCTGCGCACCTTCTCCCCCCACACGCCGGAGGAGGTGGAGGCGAGACTGAAGCTCGCCGAGGAGACGTTCCACACGTACCGCCACACGCCCCTGAGCGAGCGCGCCGGGTGGATGCGCCGGGCGGGGGAGCTGCTGGAGGGCGAGGCGGACCGCTACGGGCGGATGATGACGGAGGAGATGGGCAAGCCGCTGGAGGCCGCGCGCGCCGAGGCCCGCAAGTGCGCCAGCGCCTGCCACTACTACGCGGAGCACGCCGAGCGCTTCCTCGCGGACGAGCCGGTGGCCACCCCGCCGGACACGAGCTTCGTGCGCTACCAGCCGCTCGGGCCGGTGCTGGCCATCATGCCGTGGAACTTCCCCTTCTGGCAGGTGGTGCGCTTCGCCGCCCCGGCGCTCATGGCCGGCAACGTGGGGCTGCTCAAGCACGCGCACAACGTGCCCCAGTGCGCGCTCGCGCTGGAGGAGCTCTTCCTGCGCGCGGGTTTCCCGAAGGGCGCCTTCCAGACGCTGCTGGTGGACTCGAAGGCGGTGCGTCCGCTCATCGAGGACCCCCGCATCCGCGCGGTGACACTCACCGGCAGCGAGGGCGCGGGGCGTGACGTGGGCCAGCACTCGGGCCGGCAACTCAAGAAGGTGGTGCTGGAGCTGGGCGGGAGCGACCCCTTCATCGTGCTGCCGAGCGCCGACCTGGAGCAGGCGGTGGAGTCGGCGGTGAAGGCGCGCCTCATCAACAACGGCCAGTCCTGCATCGCCGCCAAGCGCTTCATCGCCACCGAGCCCATCTACGACGAGTTCGAGCGCCGCTTCGTCGAGCGCATGCGCCGCGCCGTGGTGGGGGAGCCGCTGGAGCCGCGGACGGAGGTGGGCCCGCTCGCCACGGAGGGCATCCGCGACGGGCTGCACGAGCAGGTGGAGCGCAGCGTGGCCGCGGGGGCGAAGCTGCTGCTGGGCGGGCGCAAGCCCTCGGGGCCGGGCTTCTGGTACCCGCCCACCGTGCTGGCCCACCCGCCTCCGGGCACGCCGGCCTATACGGAGGAGATGTTCGGCCCGGTGGCCGTGCTCTTCCGCGCGGAGGACGCCCGGGACGCGCTGCGCATCGCCAACGATTCACCCTTCGGACTGGGCTCCTCCGTGTGGACGCGCGACGAGGCCGAGCAGCGCCTCTTCATCGACGGGCTGGAGGCCGGCTCGGTGTTCGTCAACGGCATGGTGGCGAGCGATCCCCGCCTGCCCTTCGGTGGGGTGAAGGCCTCGGGCCACGGGCGCGAGCTGGCGCGCCACGGCATCCTCGAGTTCCTCAACATCAAGACGGTGCGCCTGGTGAGCGCGTCGTCGACCACGCCGGCCCGGACGCAGGCCCAGGCTAACGAGTAG
- a CDS encoding class I SAM-dependent DNA methyltransferase — MVDNIWTEFARSYDVICSQLNCYRRMVAKILRDTEGRRYVIDAGCGTGLVSQPLVERGHTVVGFDNNLAMLGLAVGKQAGAPEEARRRWKVLEGDVCSFPSQVPGEADAVVLNNVLFYVRAPEQVLRQALEHLKPGGVVIATGPRQRPDLHKVMVGSIEEWKAEGRWDESLQAATAYHVDVTRRLVTDPNEMVTFFQPDELVDTLRRLGFSRVLAADSDDYYGENYYVCMAR, encoded by the coding sequence GTGGTCGACAACATCTGGACCGAATTCGCCAGGAGCTATGACGTCATCTGCTCCCAGCTCAACTGCTACCGGCGGATGGTCGCGAAGATCCTCCGTGACACCGAGGGTCGCAGGTACGTCATCGATGCCGGGTGTGGCACGGGGCTGGTGAGCCAGCCGCTCGTCGAGCGGGGGCACACGGTGGTGGGCTTCGACAACAACCTGGCGATGCTCGGGCTGGCCGTGGGCAAACAGGCCGGGGCGCCGGAGGAGGCGCGTCGCCGCTGGAAGGTGCTGGAGGGGGACGTGTGCTCCTTCCCCTCGCAGGTGCCGGGTGAGGCGGACGCCGTGGTGCTCAACAACGTCCTCTTCTACGTGCGCGCGCCGGAGCAGGTGCTGCGTCAGGCCCTCGAGCACCTCAAGCCGGGCGGCGTGGTCATCGCCACCGGACCCCGGCAGCGGCCGGACCTGCACAAGGTGATGGTGGGCTCCATCGAGGAATGGAAGGCGGAGGGCCGCTGGGACGAGTCGCTCCAGGCCGCCACCGCCTACCACGTCGACGTGACGCGCAGGCTGGTCACCGACCCCAACGAGATGGTGACCTTCTTCCAGCCGGACGAGCTGGTGGACACGCTGCGGCGCCTGGGCTTCTCGCGCGTGCTCGCGGCCGACAGCGACGACTACTACGGCGAGAACTACTACGTCTGCATGGCGCGGTAG
- a CDS encoding DofA protein: protein MSAFAAATVSPPNYKTGLINKVFFIRWEQPPSPAEVQIVTTRFREAYEAYRQQLCVVVVTGAKARVPNGEQRKALFKMLEDHRKYICELHLLMEGNELQHNLQRIIASAQLIVTRIYDNNYARLHKDSASIAPFLTNRLKVDGNRIINDARLLGLVH, encoded by the coding sequence ATGTCCGCATTCGCCGCCGCTACCGTGTCTCCTCCGAATTACAAGACGGGCCTCATCAACAAGGTCTTCTTCATCCGTTGGGAACAGCCGCCCAGCCCGGCCGAGGTCCAGATCGTCACCACGCGCTTCCGCGAGGCCTACGAGGCCTACCGCCAGCAACTGTGCGTCGTCGTCGTCACCGGGGCCAAGGCCCGGGTGCCCAACGGCGAGCAGCGCAAGGCGCTCTTCAAGATGCTGGAGGACCATCGCAAGTACATCTGCGAGCTCCACCTGCTCATGGAGGGCAACGAGCTGCAGCACAACCTGCAGCGCATCATCGCCTCGGCGCAGCTCATCGTGACGCGCATCTACGACAACAACTACGCGCGCCTGCACAAGGACTCGGCGAGCATCGCGCCCTTCCTCACCAACCGCCTGAAGGTGGACGGCAACCGCATCATCAACGACGCCCGTCTGCTGGGACTGGTGCACTGA
- a CDS encoding phosphatase PAP2 family protein has translation MGGDGIGLLATLLALLALGLGFIELSDEVRERETQHFDERVLLALRKPGSPEEPRGPLWLAEAARDVTALGSVSVLTLVVCAVSGFLILVRRWRTLALVVGSTLGGAVVNSLLKSLFARPRPTVVPHLTQVLTESFPSGHAMLSAIVYLTLGALLAQLVDRRWLKAYLVGVVLALTLLIGLTRVYLGVHYPTDVLGGWMAGLGWALLSAVVARAARRRSPGLREESRGDTAPS, from the coding sequence ATGGGGGGAGACGGCATCGGCCTGCTGGCCACGCTGCTGGCCCTGCTGGCGTTGGGGCTGGGGTTCATCGAGCTGTCGGACGAGGTGCGTGAGCGGGAAACCCAACACTTCGACGAGCGCGTGCTGCTGGCGCTGCGGAAGCCGGGCAGTCCGGAGGAGCCGCGCGGGCCGCTGTGGTTGGCCGAGGCGGCCCGGGATGTGACGGCGCTGGGCAGCGTGTCGGTGCTGACGCTGGTGGTGTGCGCGGTGAGTGGGTTCCTCATCCTGGTGCGGCGCTGGAGGACACTGGCGCTGGTGGTGGGCTCGACGTTGGGCGGGGCGGTGGTGAACTCGCTCCTCAAGAGCCTGTTCGCCCGGCCGAGGCCCACGGTGGTGCCACACCTCACCCAGGTGCTGACGGAGAGCTTCCCCAGCGGACACGCGATGCTGTCGGCCATCGTCTACCTGACGTTGGGAGCGCTGCTGGCGCAGCTCGTCGATCGGCGGTGGCTCAAGGCGTACCTGGTGGGCGTGGTGCTGGCCCTCACGCTGCTCATCGGGCTGACGCGGGTGTACCTCGGGGTGCACTACCCCACGGACGTGCTGGGCGGATGGATGGCGGGGCTGGGGTGGGCGCTGCTGTCGGCCGTGGTGGCCCGTGCGGCCCGACGGCGCAGCCCCGGGCTGCGCGAGGAGTCCCGAGGCGATACCGCGCCCTCATGA
- a CDS encoding DUF2380 domain-containing protein: protein MRAESPGCRWTGLLLALALLSNACASLTSPPGRRTHLRYTPHEAAAPAWAGDPGEESAPEPEGPQRLHRRQDVREAVTAVGPGGTEETAWQSALAAHLAFRGALLDVSGSTRDLSGELSRLRKSHWGIAGKAAGLFVPSIEYGQSQLRWLDAELAAATRLAHAAAEVEDPDMQLALLRLAGPRLEAAMLGALLLAAWVDFLNLLDVAFKQGYDSVETLFVDMDRWRKMVEPAMAALASREPGQVEAAAENMPALMGYLSGEFNRTAERLHSGLRSVEKVMLLAQLMELVTMRSALKFSLPALRPSAPVTLGVGMVMGNNGVMMGTRIVVSAEWVEMVNRLVRAGVLSLPAVSAAVRIQAGQMMMAHGEMPRGVREALGDGPEVRGMRVTDRAGAGMAEPPRHHVLPKEFREWFEKRGFTGDMDIDKFCVKLEQAHHEAIHGGGDWKLGRTWPGEWNRMVMKALFDAETRAGRMLTRNAILRIVANNMKRYRIPMNFVPWRGP from the coding sequence ATGCGCGCTGAGTCGCCAGGATGCAGGTGGACGGGGCTGCTGCTCGCCCTGGCCCTGCTGTCCAACGCCTGTGCGTCGCTGACGTCACCACCCGGACGGAGGACGCACCTGCGCTACACGCCGCACGAGGCTGCCGCGCCCGCATGGGCCGGAGACCCGGGCGAGGAGTCCGCGCCCGAGCCCGAGGGTCCACAGCGGCTGCACCGCCGCCAGGACGTGCGGGAGGCGGTGACGGCGGTGGGCCCTGGTGGCACGGAGGAGACGGCGTGGCAGAGCGCCCTGGCGGCCCACCTGGCGTTTCGCGGTGCCCTGCTCGACGTGTCGGGCTCCACCCGCGACCTCTCCGGGGAGCTGTCCAGGTTGCGCAAGAGCCACTGGGGCATCGCCGGCAAGGCCGCTGGCCTCTTCGTGCCCTCTATCGAGTATGGTCAGAGCCAGTTGCGGTGGTTGGACGCCGAGCTTGCCGCCGCCACCCGGCTGGCCCACGCCGCCGCGGAGGTGGAGGACCCGGACATGCAGCTGGCCCTGCTGCGTCTGGCGGGCCCACGGCTGGAGGCCGCCATGCTGGGCGCGCTGCTGCTCGCGGCATGGGTGGACTTCCTCAACCTCCTCGATGTGGCGTTCAAGCAGGGCTACGACTCGGTGGAGACGCTGTTCGTGGACATGGACCGCTGGCGGAAGATGGTGGAGCCGGCCATGGCGGCACTGGCCTCGCGGGAGCCAGGGCAGGTGGAGGCAGCGGCGGAGAACATGCCCGCACTGATGGGCTACCTGTCCGGCGAGTTCAACAGGACGGCGGAGCGCCTTCACTCGGGGCTGAGGAGCGTCGAGAAGGTGATGTTGCTGGCGCAGCTCATGGAACTGGTGACGATGAGGTCGGCGCTGAAGTTCTCGCTGCCCGCGTTGCGACCCTCGGCCCCCGTGACACTCGGGGTGGGCATGGTGATGGGCAACAACGGCGTGATGATGGGCACGCGCATTGTCGTCTCCGCCGAGTGGGTGGAGATGGTGAACCGGCTGGTGCGGGCGGGCGTCCTCTCCTTGCCCGCCGTCAGCGCCGCAGTGCGGATTCAGGCCGGCCAGATGATGATGGCGCACGGCGAGATGCCGCGCGGCGTGCGCGAGGCTCTCGGCGACGGGCCCGAGGTACGGGGCATGCGGGTGACGGACAGAGCGGGGGCCGGCATGGCCGAGCCCCCCCGGCACCACGTTCTGCCCAAGGAGTTCCGCGAGTGGTTCGAGAAGCGCGGCTTCACTGGCGACATGGACATCGACAAGTTCTGCGTCAAGCTGGAGCAGGCGCACCACGAGGCCATTCACGGCGGTGGCGACTGGAAGCTGGGCCGCACATGGCCCGGCGAATGGAACCGGATGGTCATGAAGGCGCTGTTTGATGCCGAGACCAGGGCTGGCCGGATGTTGACGCGCAATGCGATCCTGAGAATTGTCGCGAACAACATGAAGCGCTACAGGATCCCGATGAATTTCGTCCCATGGAGAGGACCATGA
- a CDS encoding NUDIX hydrolase: protein MSDGRAWQGNIKARLYERVRKRGYDSLTAFAEARPTASLVELADELGPDDIAAVQVFSGLVAEAERSGKVTRLVRGQLVRELAEALPNGWPAVLDDEARFAVAEALGLWSAYTPETHEERVRKAGDALLATPPPPGWRPLGPDDELLLTLLPDEEV from the coding sequence ATGAGCGACGGACGTGCCTGGCAGGGCAACATAAAGGCGCGCCTGTATGAGCGGGTCCGCAAGCGCGGCTACGACTCGCTCACCGCCTTCGCCGAGGCGCGTCCCACCGCTTCGCTAGTGGAACTGGCGGACGAGCTTGGCCCTGATGACATCGCGGCAGTGCAGGTGTTCAGCGGGTTGGTTGCCGAGGCGGAGCGAAGCGGCAAGGTCACGCGTCTGGTGCGCGGGCAACTCGTGCGCGAATTGGCCGAGGCACTCCCAAACGGCTGGCCGGCCGTGCTGGATGACGAAGCCCGTTTCGCTGTCGCCGAGGCGCTCGGCCTCTGGTCTGCCTATACCCCTGAAACTCATGAGGAGCGTGTCAGGAAGGCCGGCGATGCGCTCCTCGCCACCCCACCGCCGCCCGGCTGGCGTCCGCTCGGCCCTGACGACGAGTTGCTGCTCACACTCCTGCCCGACGAGGAGGTCTGA
- a CDS encoding NAD(P)-dependent alcohol dehydrogenase: MLKTPAYAAVAPNQPLTPFSIERREPGPHDILLDVLYCGVCHSDIHQARDEWGGGIFPMVPGHEIVGRVKQVGSSVTKFKVGDLAGIGCMVDSCRTCETCGRGYEQFCEKGMAGTYNGTEMDRKTPTYGGYSSRITVSEHFALKVPAGLGLSAVAPLLCAGITTYSPLRQWNCKKGDRVAVVGLGGLGHMAVKFAVSMGAEVTLLSTSASKEADARRLGAHAFANSKDEATFQRLARRFDLIIDTISAPHDYNKYLGLLRVQGTMVVVGVPPEQVPVHAFSLIGGNKRLAGSMIGGIAETQEMLDYCAKHNIVSDVEVIPIQKINEAYERMMRGDVRYRFVIDLASLAS, from the coding sequence ATGTTGAAGACCCCCGCGTATGCAGCCGTTGCTCCGAACCAGCCGCTGACGCCGTTCTCCATCGAGCGGCGCGAGCCCGGTCCGCACGACATCCTCCTCGACGTCCTCTACTGCGGCGTCTGCCACTCCGACATCCACCAGGCCCGCGACGAGTGGGGCGGTGGCATCTTCCCGATGGTGCCGGGCCACGAAATCGTCGGCCGGGTGAAGCAGGTCGGCTCGAGCGTCACGAAGTTCAAGGTGGGTGACCTCGCCGGTATCGGCTGCATGGTCGACTCCTGCCGCACCTGCGAGACGTGCGGCCGCGGGTACGAGCAGTTCTGCGAGAAGGGCATGGCCGGCACCTATAACGGCACCGAGATGGACCGGAAGACGCCGACGTACGGCGGCTACTCGTCGCGCATCACCGTCTCCGAGCACTTCGCGCTCAAGGTTCCCGCCGGCCTCGGGCTCTCCGCCGTGGCCCCGCTGCTGTGCGCCGGCATCACCACGTACTCTCCGCTACGCCAGTGGAACTGCAAGAAGGGCGACCGGGTAGCGGTGGTGGGACTGGGCGGTCTCGGCCACATGGCGGTGAAGTTCGCCGTGTCCATGGGCGCCGAGGTGACGCTGCTCAGCACGTCTGCCTCCAAGGAGGCCGATGCGCGCCGCCTGGGGGCCCACGCCTTCGCGAACTCGAAGGACGAGGCCACCTTCCAGCGGCTGGCGCGGCGCTTCGATCTCATCATCGACACCATCTCGGCCCCGCACGACTACAACAAGTACCTGGGCCTGCTGCGCGTCCAGGGCACGATGGTTGTCGTCGGCGTCCCGCCCGAGCAGGTGCCCGTGCACGCGTTCTCGCTCATCGGCGGGAACAAGCGGCTCGCTGGCTCGATGATTGGCGGCATCGCCGAGACGCAGGAGATGCTCGACTACTGCGCGAAGCACAACATCGTCTCGGACGTCGAGGTCATCCCCATCCAGAAGATCAACGAGGCCTACGAGCGGATGATGCGCGGCGACGTGCGCTACCGGTTCGTCATCGACTTGGCGAGCCTGGCCTCGTAG